In Flavobacteriales bacterium, the following are encoded in one genomic region:
- the prfH gene encoding peptide chain release factor H, whose translation MKQLIQITAGRGPVECSFVVAQVLKLILEECKQENFKHTVLHRTEGLENGTLQSATVAIEGKDLSKFIETWVGTIQWVGKSQYRKMHKRKNWFIGVFLLEEKMITELDLRNVQFQTMRSQGAGGQHVNKVSSAVRAIHKESGVSVTVMDTRSQHQNKKIAIARLTEKFYEQQLEELKQKVQATWENHLNLQRGNPVRKINGTDFKKNKTQKNRYKKERNHLKNELRKEIWNK comes from the coding sequence ATGAAGCAATTGATACAAATAACAGCAGGAAGAGGTCCGGTAGAGTGCAGTTTTGTTGTCGCTCAGGTCTTGAAGTTAATATTGGAAGAATGTAAACAAGAAAACTTTAAGCATACTGTTCTACATCGAACAGAAGGCCTAGAAAACGGAACCCTTCAATCTGCAACTGTTGCTATAGAAGGAAAGGACTTATCCAAGTTTATCGAAACTTGGGTAGGGACTATCCAATGGGTAGGGAAGAGCCAATATCGAAAAATGCATAAACGAAAAAATTGGTTTATAGGTGTTTTTCTATTAGAAGAGAAAATGATTACAGAATTGGATTTACGCAATGTTCAATTTCAGACGATGAGAAGTCAAGGTGCTGGAGGGCAACATGTCAATAAAGTAAGTTCTGCTGTTCGAGCAATACATAAAGAAAGTGGAGTTTCAGTAACCGTTATGGATACCCGCTCTCAGCATCAGAATAAGAAAATAGCTATAGCTCGCCTGACCGAAAAGTTTTATGAACAGCAGTTAGAAGAACTCAAACAAAAGGTTCAAGCAACATGGGAAAACCACCTTAATCTACAAAGGGGAAATCCTGTTCGGAAAATAAACGGAACTGATTTTAAAAAGAATAAAACTCAGAAAAACCGCTATAAAAAAGAGCGGAATCATCTGAAAAATGAATTAAGAAAAGAAATATGGAACAAATAA
- a CDS encoding RtcB family protein yields MKNKISGKDLIKLGFPKNNSINIALGHLNRYKKKEKKEKVINELKEVMKTPEAYRLDPFWGKIIEALLQKEKTVRHQLNPQRAPYVIFGENEISDGAKHQLFESLKLPVAVAGALMPDAHSGYGLPIGGVLATKNAIIPYGVGVDIGCSMCLSIFPINATYIDGKRQFLENILKEHTKFGPKEIHKKLHDHDIFYRDEFQSIDVVKRLKEKAYKQLGSSGSGNHFVEFGEVDITDENNEWNLPLGRYIGLLSHSGSRGLGANIAMHYTRLAEKQCPLPKQVQHLAWLDMNSHDGREYWAAMSLAGDYAKACHDDIHARIAKLLGVRAVGKVQNLHNFAWKQMVNGTETIVHRKGATPARKGELGIIPGSMTAPGYIVRGRGNKNSLESASHGAGRVFSRRKCMENFTKSEMKKVLKENKVTLISGGLDEAPMAYKDIDKVMGNQLELVEVVGKFIPRIVRMDKGKK; encoded by the coding sequence ATGAAAAATAAAATATCTGGGAAAGACCTCATTAAACTGGGATTTCCTAAAAACAACTCGATAAATATTGCTCTAGGGCATTTGAATCGATACAAGAAAAAAGAAAAGAAAGAAAAAGTAATCAATGAATTAAAAGAAGTAATGAAAACTCCGGAAGCGTATCGATTAGATCCATTCTGGGGGAAGATTATAGAAGCATTATTACAAAAAGAAAAAACAGTACGTCATCAGCTAAATCCTCAAAGAGCACCTTATGTGATCTTTGGAGAAAATGAAATTTCTGATGGGGCTAAACACCAATTGTTTGAGTCGTTAAAGTTGCCAGTAGCTGTAGCAGGGGCGTTAATGCCAGATGCGCATAGTGGTTATGGTTTACCAATAGGAGGAGTTTTAGCAACTAAAAACGCCATTATTCCTTATGGTGTAGGGGTAGATATTGGGTGTAGTATGTGTTTAAGTATTTTTCCAATTAACGCAACCTATATTGATGGGAAAAGACAGTTTTTGGAAAATATTTTAAAAGAGCACACGAAGTTTGGTCCAAAAGAAATCCATAAAAAACTGCATGATCACGATATCTTCTATAGAGATGAATTTCAAAGCATTGATGTGGTAAAGCGTTTAAAAGAAAAAGCCTATAAACAACTCGGCTCCTCAGGGAGTGGAAATCACTTTGTAGAGTTTGGAGAGGTTGATATCACTGATGAAAATAATGAATGGAATTTGCCTTTAGGACGATATATTGGATTGTTGTCACACAGTGGATCTAGAGGCTTGGGAGCAAATATAGCAATGCATTATACACGTTTAGCCGAAAAGCAATGTCCTCTGCCTAAGCAAGTTCAGCATTTGGCTTGGTTAGACATGAACTCTCATGATGGGAGGGAATATTGGGCAGCGATGAGTTTGGCAGGAGATTATGCAAAAGCTTGTCACGATGATATTCATGCTAGAATAGCAAAGTTACTTGGGGTGAGAGCAGTTGGGAAAGTGCAAAACCTACACAATTTTGCTTGGAAACAAATGGTAAATGGAACAGAAACAATTGTGCATAGAAAAGGAGCAACACCAGCAAGAAAAGGAGAGTTGGGAATTATTCCAGGATCTATGACAGCACCAGGTTACATTGTTAGAGGACGTGGTAACAAGAACAGTTTAGAAAGCGCATCTCATGGAGCAGGTAGAGTGTTTTCTAGAAGAAAGTGTATGGAGAATTTTACAAAAAGTGAAATGAAGAAAGTGCTTAAAGAGAATAAGGTGACCTTAATTAGTGGTGGATTAGACGAAGCTCCTATGGCTTATAAAGATATTGATAAAGTGATGGGGAATCAGTTAGAGTTAGTAGAGGTTGTAGGGAAGTTTATTCCGAGAATTGTAAGAATGGATAAAGGAAAAAAATGA
- a CDS encoding RtcB family protein — protein MKITGKDLVERGFQPGKWFAEALEYINTNDLTEDEVVKYLEQHQPEPMIELLDHPAAVNINIKAENDLEKENVEKVISSMKTLMKTPTIVDGSIMPDACPTGPDGTIPVGGVAVAKNAIHPGMHSADICCSVMLTDFGKVDPKIVLDAAHSVTHFGYGGRDRNSQFRFPKALLEDFESNEYLNDKQTISVARSHLGTQGDGNHFLFVGKSKKTGNTMMVTHHGSRGVGARLFKKGMTIADRFRRSISKDTLKQNAWIPFDTEEGKTYWDALQIVRKWTKQNHVCIHDATVEAVGGTVENRYWNEHNFVFKDGDLFYHAKGATPLDSKFMPDITGPRLIPLNMAEPVLIVEGETTASNLGFAPHGAGRNMSRSAHRKSKGEQTIESIFEEETRGLDVRFFSNEVDITELPSAYKNAETVRDQMTEYGLGKVIDEVVPYGSIMAGDWQKNAPWKKRKRKRSNVSSEKKK, from the coding sequence ATGAAAATTACAGGAAAAGATTTAGTAGAAAGAGGTTTTCAACCAGGTAAATGGTTTGCAGAAGCATTAGAGTATATCAATACCAATGATTTAACAGAAGATGAGGTTGTTAAATATTTAGAACAACATCAGCCCGAACCAATGATCGAATTGTTGGATCATCCAGCGGCTGTAAATATCAATATTAAAGCAGAAAATGATTTAGAAAAAGAAAATGTTGAGAAAGTGATTTCAAGCATGAAAACGTTGATGAAAACACCAACAATAGTAGATGGTTCAATTATGCCAGACGCTTGTCCGACAGGACCAGATGGTACAATACCAGTTGGGGGAGTTGCTGTAGCAAAAAATGCTATTCATCCAGGGATGCATTCAGCAGATATTTGTTGTTCGGTCATGTTAACTGATTTTGGAAAAGTAGATCCTAAAATAGTATTGGATGCGGCACATTCTGTAACCCATTTTGGTTATGGAGGTAGGGATAGAAATAGTCAATTTAGATTTCCTAAAGCATTATTGGAAGACTTCGAATCCAATGAATATTTGAACGATAAACAAACAATTAGTGTTGCCAGATCTCACCTTGGAACACAAGGAGATGGAAACCATTTTTTATTTGTTGGGAAGTCAAAGAAAACGGGGAATACGATGATGGTAACCCATCATGGATCTAGAGGTGTAGGAGCAAGATTATTTAAAAAAGGGATGACGATTGCTGACCGGTTTAGAAGAAGTATCTCAAAAGATACCTTAAAGCAAAACGCTTGGATTCCATTTGATACAGAGGAAGGTAAAACTTATTGGGATGCATTGCAAATTGTGAGAAAGTGGACGAAACAAAATCATGTTTGTATTCATGATGCAACTGTAGAAGCTGTAGGAGGAACAGTAGAAAATAGATATTGGAATGAACATAACTTTGTATTTAAAGATGGAGATTTGTTCTATCATGCTAAAGGAGCAACCCCTTTGGATTCTAAGTTTATGCCAGATATTACAGGACCACGATTAATTCCATTGAATATGGCTGAACCAGTATTGATTGTAGAAGGGGAAACAACTGCTAGTAATTTAGGTTTTGCTCCACATGGAGCTGGTAGAAATATGAGTAGATCAGCCCATAGAAAAAGCAAAGGAGAACAAACAATTGAGTCTATTTTTGAGGAAGAAACCAGAGGGTTGGATGTTCGATTTTTTTCTAATGAGGTTGATATTACCGAATTACCCTCAGCCTATAAAAATGCTGAGACTGTTAGGGATCAAATGACCGAATATGGATTAGGAAAAGTTATTGATGAAGTGGTTCCTTATGGAAGTATTATGGCTGGTGATTGGCAGAAAAATGCGCCATGGAAAAAGAGAAAAAGAAAGAGGAGTAATGTTTCTTCTGAAAAGAAAAAATAA